The sequence below is a genomic window from Pseudomonas cannabina.
CCGCCGGTCAACGAGTCGCCTGACGTCAAGGCGACGTACAGCACCTTTTCGCAGGTCACCTATCCGCTGGCCGAGTCGGGCTACTACGTGCTGCCGGTGGCGCTGGTCGACGAGACCTTTCGCAATAACGGCCTGACCAACGCCAACGACATTCAGGCCACATCGCCCGCCAAGCTGCGCGAGATCTTTGGCGCCGATGCCGCGATGTACATCACGGTCAAGCAATACGGCACCAGTTACGTAGTCATCAGCAGCCAGATCGTCGTGACGGTCACGGCAAAGCTGGTTGATCTGCGTACCGGTACTGCGTTGTGGACCGGTACAGCGTCGGCTTCCAGTGAAGAGGGCGGCAACAACAGCGGTGGTGGTATGGTGGGCATGCTGATTACAGCGGCGGTCAAACAGATCATTAACAGTTCGACCGATGCCGGTCATCCCATTGCCGGGATCGCCAGCAACCGTCTGCTCTCTGCAGGGCGGCCTGCCGGCATGCTGTATGGTCCGCGTTCGCCGAAGTACGGCACTGACTGACCGTCACGCTGCTGACGTCTGACAGGCACAAAAAAAGCGCAGCCCGCAAAGGCTGCGCTTTTTTGTTAAGCGAAGCGGTCAGCTGGTTTGCCGCACCACGGGCCTCAGCAAATGAGTCGGTGGTGTCTCGCAACTGATCTTGCGGCCCAGCTTCTCTTCGATGGCAGGCAACTGGTACGAGTCGTCTTCACCGGCAAAGCTGATCGAGACGCCGTCAGCCCCGGCACGGCCGGTACGCCCGATGCGGTGCACGTAATCGTCCGGCACTTCCGGCAAGGTAAAGTTGATCACGTGGCTGATGCCGTCGATGTGAATCCCGCGACCGGCCACGTCGGTGGCGACCAGCACGCGAATCTTGCCTTCGCGAAAGCCTTCCAGCGTCTTGATGCGCTTATGCTGAGGCACATCGCCTGACAACTGCGCCGCATTGACGCCGTCGCGCACCAGACGCTCTTCGATACGGCGGACTTCGTCTTTGCGGTTGGCGAAGACCATGACCCGTTCCCAGCCGTTGTCGGTGACCAGGTTGTAGAGCAACTTGTACTTGTCCGCACCGGCCACGGCATAGATATGCTGTTCGACGTTGTCGCTGGCCACGTTCAGTGACTCGATTTCGACGA
It includes:
- a CDS encoding DUF799 domain-containing protein yields the protein MNLGHLKIAVSLFAVALLSGCVTPPTVDYSAFKESKPRSILVLPPVNESPDVKATYSTFSQVTYPLAESGYYVLPVALVDETFRNNGLTNANDIQATSPAKLREIFGADAAMYITVKQYGTSYVVISSQIVVTVTAKLVDLRTGTALWTGTASASSEEGGNNSGGGMVGMLITAAVKQIINSSTDAGHPIAGIASNRLLSAGRPAGMLYGPRSPKYGTD